Sequence from the Corallococcus sp. EGB genome:
GCCGTGCCCACGCCGTGCATCCGGTCACCGCGCTCGAGATCGAGTACTCGCTGGCGTCGCGCTTCATCGAGCGGGAGATCCTGTCGGTCGCGCGGGAGCTGGGGATCGGCATCGTCGCGTATCGGGTCCTTGCCGAAGGCATGCTCGCCGGCACGCTTCCGCAAGGCCAGCCGCCGCAAGGCGCGCATTTCCTGGCGCCCCGGATGCACGGCGAGAACTACGCACGCAACATGGCCACCGCCCAGGCGCTCGATGCGATGGCGGTGCGAAAGGGGTTCACGTCCGCGCAGCTCGCGCTCGCCTGGGTGCTGTCGCGCGGCGACGACATCATCCCGCTCGCCGGCATCAGCCGTCCGGAGCGCATCGCGGAAAATCTGGCGGCGTTGGATGTGAGGTTCACGCAGGACGAGCTGGCGGAGCTGGACCGCGTGTTCGCGCCGGGCGCCATCGTGGGCGGTCGTTACCCCGACTTTGCCGCGAAGTGGGCCGCCAGTTAGACGTGAGGCATGAGAAAGCCCCTCGGGCCAGGGAGGCGCGAGGGGCTGTTGGCCACGAGGTGTCGGCCGTGGACTACGGCGTGGGCGCGGCGACGGCGGGCGCGGTGGCGGCTTCCGCGGCGGCCTTGCGAGCGGCTTCCGCCTCGGCGCGCTTCGTGGCCTCTGCCTGGGCGGCGGTCTTCATGCTGGCGAGGCCCTTCTCGAAGTCCTTGCCCACCATCTTGTCCATGTCCATGAACAGGCACATCGCCTTGCTGATGAAGTTGTGATCGCCGGTCATGGTCCAGGTGACGGAGGTGCCGTCGCTGGCGGGTTTGAACGTGAAGTGGGTGGTGCTGGTGGAGGCGAAGGGCTTGATGAACTCCAGCTTGACGCGGATGGACTCGTTGGCCGAGGCCTCCTGGATCGTCATCTGGCCCTCACCCACGTCGTCGTTGCCCGTCCATCCATAGGTGGCGCCGACACCTGACTCCGCGCCGCCAAACGTCCGCTTCATGTTCGGGTCGAGCTGATCCCAGGGAGACCACTGGTTCCACTGGTGGAAGTCATTGACCAAGCCGAACGCGATGTCGGGCGAGCCCGGCACGGTGGCGGAGCGCGTGACGGTGAAGGTGTCGGGGCGGGTGGCGACGAAGCCGGCGAACAGCACGAGCGCGGCGACGACGCCCATGGAGATCTTCTTGAGCATGAGGTCCTCGAAAGGGGAGCCCAGGGCAGGGCGCCCGCGTCTTAGGCCGCCCCTTCGGTCGGGCTCAAGCCCCCCTGCGAGTCCCCCATCGTGACGCAGCGTGCGGCGCGGGCCATCGTGGCCTCCGCGACCGAAACCGCTTCAAGCCCCGAGCGTGAGCGGCTAAGCGTGCTTCCTGGATCCGCACCATGCTCACGCCTTCCCCGCCGCTGGACCCTGCTACCGCGAGACACTTGTCCCTGTTGCGGACGCTGGGCGAGCCGGAGCTGTCGCCGTCCTCGCGGTGGCAGTGGCTGGCGTGGGATGCGTCGTCGCGCTACCTGCTGTCGGTCCAGAAGCAGGGCGGCGTCTCGCTGCGATGGTGGGACCTGCACGCGGAAACCCATCAGCCGTACGCGGCGAAGTCCATCCCCGGCTGCGTGGCCGCGTGGTTCCTGCCCGACTCTCAGCGGCTGTTGTCGGTGACGGTGCGGGGCACCCTCCAGACGTGGTCCGTCTCCGATGGCCAGTTGCTGTCCAC
This genomic interval carries:
- a CDS encoding aldo/keto reductase codes for the protein MSQMTNRRLGRDGPAVSTLGFGCISVARSGEAAERQAIRTLKAALDAGFTFLNTADFYGSGQSELNVGRAIRGRRDEAFLSVKFGAQVAPNGRMIGLDGRPNSVKNFAAYSLKRLGVDVIDLYQPGRADPEVPYEETIGAIADLIQEGKVRYLGVSEVGADQIRRAHAVHPVTALEIEYSLASRFIEREILSVARELGIGIVAYRVLAEGMLAGTLPQGQPPQGAHFLAPRMHGENYARNMATAQALDAMAVRKGFTSAQLALAWVLSRGDDIIPLAGISRPERIAENLAALDVRFTQDELAELDRVFAPGAIVGGRYPDFAAKWAAS
- a CDS encoding SRPBCC family protein yields the protein MLKKISMGVVAALVLFAGFVATRPDTFTVTRSATVPGSPDIAFGLVNDFHQWNQWSPWDQLDPNMKRTFGGAESGVGATYGWTGNDDVGEGQMTIQEASANESIRVKLEFIKPFASTSTTHFTFKPASDGTSVTWTMTGDHNFISKAMCLFMDMDKMVGKDFEKGLASMKTAAQAEATKRAEAEAARKAAAEAATAPAVAAPTP